One window of Felis catus isolate Fca126 chromosome D4, F.catus_Fca126_mat1.0, whole genome shotgun sequence genomic DNA carries:
- the LOC101091569 gene encoding neutrophil gelatinase-associated lipocalin-like, producing MALGILWLGLALLGALQTHAQDSTPNLIPAPPLLLVPVEPDFQNEQFQGKWYFLGLAGNGFNKEKHRRMKMYIANYELNEDNSYNVTSTVAWNQTCHPSTKIFLPNLHLGQFNLGNIERYTGIQNYTSKVVTTDYNQFAILYFKKVHDNQEYIKVILYGRTKEVPSVPKAIFISFIKSLGLTDDHIIFPIPNDECMDK from the exons ATGGCCTTAGGTATCCTGTGGCTGGGCCTTGCCCTGCTGGGTGCTCTGCAGACCCATGCCCAGGATTCCACCCCAAACCTGATCCCAGCCCCGCCTCTGCTCTTGGTCCCTGTGGAGCCTGACTTCCAGAATGAGCAG TTCCAGGGGAAATGGTACTTCTTAGGATTGGCAGGGAACGGATTCAATAAAGAAAAGCACAGGAGGATGAAGATGTACATTGCCAACTACGAGCTGAACGAAGACAACAGCTACAATGTCACCTCTACTGTGGCCTG GAACCAGACCTGTCATCCCTCGACCAAAATTTTCCTCCCAAATTTGCATCTAGGCCAATTCAACCTGGGCAACATTGAGC GTTACACTGGAATCCAGAACTACACTTCAAAAGTGGTGACCACAGACTACAACCAGTTTGCCATACTGTACTTCAAGAAAGTTCATGACAACCAGGAGTACATCAAGGTCATCCTCTATG GGAGGACCAAGGAGGTGCCTTCTGTACCGAAGGCAATCTTCATCAGCTTCATCAAATCCCTGGGCCTCACCGACGACCACATCATCTTCCCTATCCCCAATG